TATGCGCACATTATTGCGAGCCACAATAGAGATTGCCCCGTTCTGAGATTGATTGagcaatttttcatgttttcctcATTACCTTGTTCAATAGGTCTGGTCTCATTCAAATTTATGAATGAGCAAAAGTCAACAATAAATATGTACTGCAATGTTTTACCTTCTCTTGGTGGAAGAAGAAATCTCTGGATTTGATCTAGAATAACAATTGCAGTAGGACGATCAGGAGCGAGGGGAAGAGCTCTTAGAAGCACAGCCAATTGCCACGATGTCCCCTCACTTGGTTCGCAAGGAGTACTTGTAATTTGAACGATACGCTCAAGGCACTCTTTCTTCCAATGGTCAACTGGTTGAATCACTCCATGGGGAtgtaatttttttggtaaacactCCTCTAGCAGGAGTAGACTAATCTTTTCAGCAGTCCAGCACTTCCCTTTCATTGATGAAGTAAGGCTTCCATGTGCGGTGACCAGCCCAACAGCTAGCCTTCAACAGTCAACACGCAATTATTAGACACACATAGTTTTACCTTAAAAATAACACAACATAATAAGATATAGTTTCTTCACTCAATTTCACTTTACTTCAAATAATGAGTAGAATTTTTTCGTGcaagagaagaaaatttcaaatgaaatgatgTAGATAAGAAAATATGGCACTAGCTTGAACAATTGTTTCTATCCGACCAAATTTCATAGGatatataacaagaaatatcAAATATAGTCCTCAGGGAGCAGccacaaaggaaaaatgaattcaataaaGCAGATATTCTATTAGACTATTTCTATGACACTCATAATTAATGgctagcaataaaaaataacaaaggatATATTAACATTGACCATTATATTCCAGTTTTTCCCACTGTTACAAACAAGATGCAATAATTCGAAATGATAGACATAAAGTTtagagaaaaataacattttgtctTTATGGTTAGCACAGAATTAAAACTAAGATCATTTCAGGAATTACTCAAGAAATTTCTCACAGACATTAGCAACTCTGGAAATGTGATAGTTTGCaagtaaacataaataaataaaaacaaatggatTTTCTCAATTAAGAATGCACCTGTCAAAGGCAAGGAATTTCTAGAGGGCTAACTTAATAACAATATGGATTTAATGTCTCTATCCATTATCAAACTCCTGAGCTGATTATTATCCAGACATAGATTTGACAGAGCTCTCCAATCAATGCTCTGATCTGCAAATATTGTTCTTAACAATAACCTTCATAGTTCGGCATTGCATTGACGCCGTGGCTCGCTAGCCAATCAGATCCCGTCTTTGAAAATTGATGACATCTTGTTGCCAACCCGCTACATCGCTGCAGAAAAATCTGATCGTGTCAGATTTTCTTTCTGTGGAGACAGCAGTATGCTGGCGATTTCaaattggtatttatttatgggaagcttaggtaccTATGCAAATATGCAGGAGGGGCTCaaatgggagtgacaaatgccTTTAATttcatacagtgcaacctcgataaaacgacaccccacggtgcaccaataaacactcattatagcgaattgtcgctttaccggaggtggagcaaataatagccaatatggtatacctgttgcgaacagttatacaggaacagagtggtgcggtgacagataaatttctatctgataaacataagcataaatccagacaaaaggtgatgtttatttgcatcactaaatttccttactcaaacaacggctaattgtttggtgttttcttggccatggtgcctgccatcaaatgctttctattcatgcaactcatggacgtgcgggtatgctcacgactgctttctgccgcacgaggaacaaaagaagatcaagcatttgcaaatgctaatgccacaatattttcaccaaaattaactacttatttatcaaacgacagtttaccacataaatttgagactgagcactccattagcttcatttctaacaaatcgctagcaattacagagattaaggagtcttaatgtaagtttttccggcggtgaaaccctcgctaaggcgagtgccaacaccaaaagggcctcgtaaaaacgaactttttaacacgcttattatagggtcaattgacggtgcatcggctatctctcgtaatagcgggggtctcgctatagcccgtactcgctttaacgaggttccactgtaattcacTATATATTTGAAGTTTTACGTTTAGATatgtatctttcctaaacataagacaaatgttaaccttACATTAGATTATAATCACCGAGGATCATAGATTAGCATAATATATACCCGTCAATGGTATTACCAGCTAAATACAGGGTGAGAGCTCCTTGCTAATGACTATGGTCTTTTAAATGCCAGTGAAGCATgagaataagttgtcaattaaagtaacaatttaggctacatcgcagaatacagaatatattttgaactaactcacaagttacaacagaTTAATGGATGATGTCGTCAGAAGTTGGCTGAGTTTCAatattgatcctgatgctatgctaaCTATCCATTCAGTATGTAAaatgtgctccaagcatatttcgtGCAGTCCTTCAAAATCAATATTGACCACCACTGTTTTGAGTGAACACCTGTTTAgcactgcaggcaatatttctgccaaaaaaagaatagattagacccagatagggtaaaaatgttgaatttttaaaatcaaaacctggaggaAGAAGCAgaggctgcctgatgtaatgtgacacaTTGGTCGATAATGCAATCtttaacaatgtgttatttaaacttttttacaaggcaaataaaattatcgaGACAATCTTAagctttttttacagagctttcccgCTAATTTACATTGTTAGTGGAGTTATTtccattcacttcttgtggttgttcatttaaattggcCATTAATTCAGCTAATGAGAGTTCATTCTTGGAACCGAGTAGGTATCAAGAACCAAGAACCAATGGGAGAGACCCGGACCAATACcgagaactgaaaaaatttaagaaccgactcatccttagttaagaagaatatttaaagaaattaaattgtGTGAATATGCACAatacaacatatgtattgtgcacTTGGCTTGAAATCATAAGATGACAAGCTCCTGGGTCGATTTTTAGGAGACGACACTTCTTGCCTtacatttgttttcgcaacgcatagctgtgaagggcaaaatttgctggtgGGGTGGGAGCTCTCGTGGTGTTGACGCAATGCAGATCTGTGAAGGCATCCTTGCTCTTACCAACAGGGATATGATAATGTAGCATACTCACGATTATCTGGGCATTATGGATTGAGGGGGTACGAATAAtccaaagtttcactttaatttttaaaatacatgtaaatcaaacaatttattatcatttacgCATGCAGTCTGGGGTTTTAGcttgctttccggaatcattcACAGCTATTTTTTCCCGACCGCTATCTTTTTAGCGGTAATAATGTGATTATACttgtattcctactgctccatgtaaTACCTGATTTCCGAAAACCGTGCAACTGTGTGTGCGAGATCACAGATGCAGGAAattggtttgcatgaatgcttaaAAACCGCTGCATAACGTCAGAAATTACACTTTAAGGCACCACGCTGCATAGTCATGCCTCGCGCAAGTTTTTGGGTTTAGTGAACCCTGAATGCAATTGTGCACAGTGACGTTTAGATACCAAGAAATCAGAGCTTCCGTGAAGGTAATGGGCACGATCACCCCATTGTGCAGCAGCGGCCATAGAAAACCAGGACTTTTGGCAATTTTTATACGCAGGCAAGAGCCTGGCTATCACTCATGCTTGCTCTACTTCTACTTCCcctgctgccttcacttctactattcccttcctctccagtttgaacAAGATTTGTCACAGCGTAAATATGCTTGAGTACGACGAAATCTCCAGTTCCTTTGGGCCGTATTCAATGGAATGCGGGGCCACGGTAATAATTGTGCTTTTGCAATATGAATGTATGATTATAGacaacatatctcttaatttgcgatttgttaaccattgaagaaactaaaattaaccaagagttttttttcccacCACTGATCATTGTCTGCATGCTAGAGCAGATGTCAAAGTAAACCTGAAACATTCCTTGTCcacatgcaaataaaataattccgtttCACAAAGAGAATTCTAATATACATAATAATCCCATTGTAGCCTTGCATCAAAATGCAAATATATATTGGTGCTTTTGtgtccgattaatttttttataaagattacGGAAAACATCGAAGAATTATAAAACTCAAGCACGGATAAGCCGCAAcatggataaactgcagccggataatcgggagtctgctggaTAATGTGGAATAACAAACCACAAAATGTGGGGAGAGGAGCACGTTCAATGTGCAAGTAATCCATcccctttaaattttattggcacATAGACCACTTCACATATAGATCAACCCAAAATTCCAGagatatgaaattataaaaaaaagttttaagttCAAATGATGAAGCCATAATTATCCTTAAGTTCATTCAgtcacacaaaatatttttggaaaagctGAAAAACTTTTGGGGGGTGTTGTAGTTttacataaattgaaacataatcaTAAATTTGCAATGATGAAGTAACTTCTCCCTTTGAGTGCAAATATCTTCCAGCATGAATGAAATGTGTATTTGCAAAGCATACCCAAGGACATTGAATGGAAGATAGGAATGAGGGAGACCAAATtaccttgagaagcagaagtggtgccactaacttagtcctaaaacttttgaaagttggTAGTACCTGCTCAGTCTATAAATAATATCAcaggaaaaagagaaaagcaATGCTTTACCTTCTTATTGAAGGGTCAATATGATTAACAGAACCACTGAGGCCATCTTGTAAATCATACGATGTAATAATTTGATTGACTAGAGAGATGTCATTCCTTCCAAGTAACTGCAGCAGTGACAGACTCGTGTGCAGTAGATTGCTGCTCAGCCATTTTGGTATAGAATCTTTCCCAGGTCCACTGTCAATCACCAGCTTTCCCAAAACATCAACAATCTGCAACATGATTTTCATTAACATGAGCAGGATCAAATTtacactgaaattatttttttgtgaagttATAGAGGGTTTGGGCAAAGAGTAAAAAAACTGCCAGGCCAAAAGTTTGCTTTCTCTATGAAgcaccatcatcattagtcaacaattctaaaaTTGGTATGAcacagctctctattcctctctcctatccgctagtcttttcatagctacgtatttcttctcttttacatcctttataaccctttgtcctatgtaactcattcagggccgtccctttcccttcttctcttccacctgtccttctgcgattgttttcatcaagccatcatgtctcataatgtgaccaacttagttatcccgtcttctgcctaaggtttttagaagacttctcttttctcccactcttcttagcacttccttgttacttactcggtcgatccattttatcttgcatttccattttatcttatttattatctttctttTGATCCTTTATATCTTATTTATGAAGCATACTCAGGAATAATAAACCAAACATTACAGCACAAAAAGCAAAGACGAGTTTAGGAATACAGCATGCTTTAAAACATCATGCCACACATATATTTAgtctaaaatattattgcaaaagaCCCAATAACTAACACTACTATCAGAAGCTCTGCACTAATGCAATTAATGGACAAGAgattctttttttcaaatttacacaATACTTAACAGATGCAACAGTATTTTAATGGTTTGGTTTCTTAAGCatacaaatgctgatattttttgtTCCCTCAGCtgtgtggaaatttaaaaaagaatctgTTGTCCATTAATTGCGTTAATGCTGAGCATATGATAGGTATATTGTTCATAGGGTCTcttgaatttgaatatttcagaATAACTATACATGCAACATAGTGTTTTAAAGTATGGTGTATTTCTAAAATTGTTTTTGGTTTATCAGTCCATAAATAAAGTGAAACATTCGCCAGGCTAGTTTTATGAATCTTTGACCGAACCCTcaagaatttcataaaataaattacagaagTAGTTAAgaaaaccaaaaaaaattaaaattaatggaatagtTCAATAGAAATGTATTACCTCAGAAAACGAGGATTCTGGAAGATGTGTCTCCACAGCTGTGTGAACCACTTCAACTACAATGGCCCACCCGATCAATGACTTCCGGCTAGCTGCTTGGAAAGTCTCTATCAATAAGCTGTGCACTTCATTCGCAACAATTTCTTCTTGTTTTAAGAGTCTTAACAGCCTAACGAAAAATGAGttcatatcaaattttaaattttagctgggaaataaaaaactaaaaatacataaCATGAATTTTAGAGAAATTAGTGATTGAAAAATACTATGATCAGTGATGCAGACTATTGAAGGTTTGAATAAGAGAATTAATGATTACTCGTGCACAATTTAAGGATAAGAAAAATCTCATAATGATGGCTAGATATACAGCATAAGCATAACTTCAATAAATCCTtcatttcatagctaaatattaaaacttttagcTTATCTTGGCCCATTAGAGGTACTTCCatctgaaaatattgttttacacatttttgtcaaaaaatgctGGATGCTGATCAGATACAACTATTTTAAACATTGGTACGAACACTTTAACAGATTTCACTTAAACCTTAAATTCCTGGTGTGCCAGTACATACTGATCAGCATCAGTATGTTAAGCTGATCAGTATGTACTGGCACATGGTATGTGTTGACACATGAAAAAATCTGCACAATTTGCTCTTCCTTAAAAGTTTGGACAATGTTCACTCAGAAGCTACATTCACAAAATtgaatgattttgattttattcaaattaggTAGGCTGGTAGAACACCATGACAAATGAGCAAGTGCAAAAGTCCTCAGAGCCAAGTACATAATTAGCTTCAAGAGGTCAGCCCCAGCAACAATTTTTTTGGTGTACTTActtcctttttattattatatttacttttccaAAATATGGTTTCTGCCAGTAAAAAAGCACCTTGATGTCAAACATTGTCATCAAATCAACAAATGGTTATTTTCATAGCAACAAAATGAAAACGTTttataccgtatttgtctgaatatagtccccccctttttttccaaaaatgcccattgtaaaagtaaaggggggactatattcaaatccatttttaaaattttttcctgaaactgaagcctcaaaattaggggggggggggactatattcagagggggactatattaggagaaatacggcATATACATGATGCAAATCAAAAACATAGAATAAACATACTGAACATATCCAAGCTCTCCCCAATCGTGTAATCACAGCTTTTCAGGATGGAGTTTCTGACTGTTTTCCAAATTCAAAGCAATTGTAACAGAGCTAAGAAAGTATTCAAACTCATCCCCAAATGACTAAATTTAAAATTGCCAAACATGTATGAATTGTATTGTAAAGTAACAAGAAGATCATTAAATGAATTCATTCTAAAGCAAACCCATCAAATGTGAGGGAGTCTCCATATCATTAGAGTAAAATCTATAATTTTTGTTAGAACTGATATTTCTTAACCATAAATTGAATGTGTACAGCAACTACATGTACATATATAAATCAGATACATATTTCCTCAATAACCTCAATTCATGCAAATTCTAACTATGGTTCTTTTTCCTGATGCATATTAAAAATAGGCacttatgtatttcatttcataaaatatagtGCAATAAGAAGAAATGCATCTCttcacaattttctttttccattaacTTCTCGGCTTGTTTTACTGTCTGTTTATTTCAAGGTCACGTAAACACACTGCCTCCATTATTCACACATTCCTCCACCAGTGTGCAACAGGGAAATGCTTATCATGCACATACTTCAAAATGTTTTAGAGGCAATTCTTTTTCGTGGAAAACTGCATTACACTCCTGgcatcacatatttttttttccttttgtacaCAGAAATCTGGGATGAAAGCAGGTCTTATCATTAATACCATGCCACTTTGACCATACAAAAACTACAAGATATGAGTACGAAATCTACTTACTTGAGAATTGATATCTGCACCCACGGGGCTGGAacagaatgaaaaatgtattcctCTGGAATTTTTCCTTGCAGTATTTGCTTTTGAATGTGTACCAATGCTGGAGCAAAATCTTTCAATGCACTGGCATCATATTTATTTGAATCTTCATCTCCAGAACGCAGAAATTCACTCTCAACACATCCATCAACTTTCACAGTGATCTGAGAATCCTCAACATTGCCAGCTGATTCCAAGTGTTGCaactaaaatataaatgtaatttaaaacaGAAAGAAACTAAACCTATAGCTTGTGAAGCacaattctgcaaaaaaaatattccgaacCCAGAAAATCATGGGTATTGGATAAACTATTAGCCTTTCATTTTAAGAATGTCACATGGCAGAGCAAGAAGCAATAACATCACAGTGTCACAGAATATAAATGagggtaaattaaaaatatcatcacaTTATAACTTAACAATGCATGAAACAGGTGAATTTTTAAGCAGCCAGGTGCACTGGAGCAAATTTATTTACACCagattgaaattttccacgaaaaaatcGTTTGACTtcagccgggattcaaacctggatctcccgatagCCAGTCAAGTATGTATgcagccagttacaccaccagcCCTCTTGATGGTGTAACTGGCATTTTCCTCCAAGGCAAATCTCAGACTGGGTTGACCAAACAAGTCGGTTACATCCCAAATCTAATCTTGTAGCACAGGAGATGTAGGTCATGCTTACTATGACTCGGATGAGGAGAAAACCCTACATAGTTGCTATTCAGCGATGGACGttttaatctctatagtcacaggctcaactttgtggaagttcatttcaatggataaaaacgaacaaactttgtattaatccaccaatttatttacgtggtatgactagtttcgatgcagcggcgtcatcctcaggtgcgTTGAAACTAGTCCTACCGCATAAATAAATTGGTTTATAAAAATAAGCCGCTTGGTACTACACACACATGTATTTCCCTCATATAAATTTAAGGCCAGGTTACACTgtacacagtggcggatacagataggGGGTGCATGCCCCtacttgcgggtccgcccgtattgccaaacatttcagaaccacaattgtaactttttatatcataagatggaattGTCTTTTACACGTGTATAATCacttttaattacaattttcttttactctgcctgtgacttgattattttttattaggataaaagtaaaggcaactcaagatatcttttgtgcccccccttgagtgttttctgcgTTCGCTACTGACTATACATGAACAATTACTgcatatttaaaatgtttgaCTGCATGGATGATTTTGGTGAACAGGAAAATAGCATGCAAAAACACATAAACCatattagaacaggctctatttccTGTTTGTGTACCCACTAATTGGGTGgttaaatggtgcattttcacattcattattGCATTCATGCTTTTAGAAATTAACTGTTACATGTTCAAATGCAGCATGTAACCAGATCTTTACATCAAGATACATGTTACCAGAGGAGACTTAAAAAATTACTCTGATACCACAGTAAATGCAATGTatcggcaaatattttttcaatgacaaaCAGAGAAGGAAAATTAGAAGATTACCTGAGAGGCAAGAAAATGAACAAACTGCAAACTCATGAGCACAACAGAAGGATGAGGGTCCGTCACCAGTTTACACATCAATGCAGATGGTTGCCCATTGAAAACTGATGACAGCTGTTCAGGAGTATGAAAGAATCTACATCCAGTCAATTGTGAGGATAAATGCTGCAATGCTGAAACTGCTTTACCACGCACAAATGGCTGAAATTGGAAAAGAATTTCagagaagtatttttaaaataccatcTCAGgctatttattctcaaatttgattatttaatatgcaaataaaatattaagaataccagcaaaaataatattaatcacaGACAAATTATTTCATACATGTATCTCATTCAATTCGAAGTTACTTTTTATACCAGTGCTACCTCAACAAACATCCCTGACAAAAATGATAAGATTTCAAGAGGTATTTGAAACAATCAAGTTGAAGGATAGAGGAATTACACTGTggaattattatgtatttaacaattaatcattattaaaacATTAGCAAccagtggcgtcgactccatggtgcctgagggggcccaagccccctcaaaaattcgctctgggtgtgaggaaaaaatgtgtctattttcccttgagtgtccagatatcgagatttgagttatcagggttctaatgttgatcatatgactcttctaaaatgcttaaaagacttaaaagtcactacttaatacatttcctggggcaagatccccggtttaggcccccccaatattttttgtaagccggcgtcCCTGTTAGCAACAGCTCCACAAGACTTTTAATATGCTTGAATGTTTAAATATCTATCGAGCCACTATCAAGATCAATTTGTTTGTTTTACCTTAATAATAATGCTATAGGCATAAAAACTGGTTGAAGCATAAAGAGTAAAgtggaattttatgaaaaatgatttaattagGTTTCTGAAAGGTTCTACTGATATAAGTATCATCCAAGTTTCGTGAATCTCAATGAAGTGTGAATGGAAGCTTTCAAGAGACACGTAAGGGTTTTCCTAGATGATACCCAGAAAATTTAAGGAGGTTTTTGGAGCAGAGAGAAACAGGTCTACAATGATCAAAATCAAATGCTCCGTAAAACCTAAAAAGGTTTTCTGCTGTGCCTTAGTAAGAGGTGTTGGTTAGGATTAGTAAATGATAGGTTTCCAACATTATTTGTGGGGGTTTTCCAACAGTCAATTCAGAGATAATTTCAACCAGGTCGCTGACACCTctatttaacacattcagcgcggagcacatcaattgatgtGGTCCCGTCTAAGCCGAGTTACGGAGCATGTCAATTGGCGTGCTCTGCCAGTCGGGCTGGGAGCCCTTTCTCTGCCTCCGTgcatgactaatatccacttccgaatCTTCTGATCGTGAGCAttgccttcagcaagcttccctctttcgacccgcGTGCactgtttgtaaatagcagtatttgaatggaagttatggtGCGAAATCCAAGAGGTTTTCAATGCAAGCATGAAAACTGGATTTTCAATGAAGCACAAAACTTCATCAagcatcttttttaatttttcaagggGTTTCCGACGAAAAATCCTCTTGAAAACCTGATGGAAGTCTCTAATTGGCTAACACTTTCGTCAGGGACGCTTAAAAATTCCAATTATgtcacagaaaataattgaaggaGTGATAAAGAATTTATAATCTTACACTAGGATGATTGAGCTTGTCCAAAACATGAGGCAGGATGGTAGATATAGAGTCCACAGGAATAAGATAGCAAGCGGCGGCTAATGCAGCAGCCACAGCAAAGGGATCCTGTGAGTCGTCATATGAAGCAATAGACGATTGAAGAGACAAATCTCGTAGAATAGTATTCACCATTAAAAGTGATAGTTCATGAGTTGGTTCAAGAAGATAGGAACAAAAAAGATATCCTGCAATGTAGGATACACCATTAAATTAATGTGCAAAAAAATGGTATTATTGTTTCGTTATTGGTAAGTTCCTAAGACATACCCAACTTTTTAAGGAGTATTGATGTTGAACCTGCTAATTTTACTGCATGTATATGAGCGAAAGGTGCTTTATATCCCAACAGATCAGCAAACACCACAAAGGAAAGACAGTTTATTATGGACCTATGACTGGGTGAAGGCTCTCCCAATTTCGACTTCACCAGTTGCAAACATCCTCCAATGAGGGTTTCCTCCTCCTGAAATAATTACAAATCATACGATACTCAATAAAATCACCTAAATGGCCAATATTCTATTTAAGATGTCAAGCAAATACCTTTTTTGTTTTGGATGCTATACACTTCTGAATTAGGGACTGAAACCCATAAAACGTGCTGAACGGAGAGAGGAAAGACTCTACCGACTCAACAGTCTTCTCTAAAATTCTAGCCATACTGATATCATTTCATCTTCCTATATTGTGGTTAAATTTCTCTTCGTTCACTTTTAAGCCATTCTGCGGTGTCAAGAACTTCCATGGCAAAGTAATACTAATATAGGCATAGCACAAAAAGATTTGAAAACAATCAAAATATGTAGCATACCATACAGAAGTGGTAAATTATTATCTCACTACAGCAATTCCAGCagcagaaaacaaaatatttacgtCCTCCCGTCGATGAAG
This genomic interval from Ischnura elegans chromosome 5, ioIscEleg1.1, whole genome shotgun sequence contains the following:
- the LOC124159517 gene encoding AP-4 complex subunit epsilon-1-like; protein product: MARILEKTVESVESFLSPFSTFYGFQSLIQKCIASKTKKEEETLIGGCLQLVKSKLGEPSPSHRSIINCLSFVVFADLLGYKAPFAHIHAVKLAGSTSILLKKLGYLFCSYLLEPTHELSLLMVNTILRDLSLQSSIASYDDSQDPFAVAAALAAACYLIPVDSISTILPHVLDKLNHPSPFVRGKAVSALQHLSSQLTGCRFFHTPEQLSSVFNGQPSALMCKLVTDPHPSVVLMSLQFVHFLASQLQHLESAGNVEDSQITVKVDGCVESEFLRSGDEDSNKYDASALKDFAPALVHIQKQILQGKIPEEYIFHSVPAPWVQISILKLLRLLKQEEIVANEVHSLLIETFQAASRKSLIGWAIVVEVVHTAVETHLPESSFSEIVDVLGKLVIDSGPGKDSIPKWLSSNLLHTSLSLLQLLGRNDISLVNQIITSYDLQDGLSGSVNHIDPSIRRLAVGLVTAHGSLTSSMKGKCWTAEKISLLLLEECLPKKLHPHGVIQPVDHWKKECLERIVQITSTPCEPSEGTSWQLAVLLRALPLAPDRPTAIVILDQIQRFLLPPREGCEEVGADNVPRDKVLKLLEKHCHSRCASSYLLELYIWVLSNFYYLLPDTCPLKALKMLTHLGQKVVFNNRKGNLLTVVDVLIGVVRGVMLITLKKLNFTNQKEEEWNEARELIGNFIRSMTELDGTPQLMDAYSELSRVLPHAQEIAHAMKESSVGEDSLLDFTLSFLDPYICKRLEGGANKHSEACQPFPSDCYNAELAISVRRQMSLGLPLHCHPWKVDMHVPEAAKDDFEFSASMSLTQLPSSCTPSSHGTSIPDEFLSLSMESQPKDSGEKDGGVAPMSTVAPSKIWTSSGRTINLDETPASYIPFSTFSLDQRTHLGESSVQPDLMSLLLHTGNSGVALDQEQAQPASSDPLDVLLSDGLHIGDMTT